Proteins found in one Chaetodon auriga isolate fChaAug3 chromosome 12, fChaAug3.hap1, whole genome shotgun sequence genomic segment:
- the acsl3b gene encoding long-chain-fatty-acid--CoA ligase 3b → MKLKEDMNPVLLQVFRSVVWVYSVITFIPWYFFSGAGSNLERARRIKARSISGHPAGPYRAINNQDKLVAWMHPGVDTLDKMFEYAAVKYPERDCLGTREVLSEEDELQPNGKVFKKVILGDYNWLTYEEAYHAAKCFGSGLAALGQRPQCNIAIFCETRAEWIMAAQACFMFNFPLVTLYATLGPTAIAHGLNETEVTHIITSKDLLQSRLKAILCDVPRLQYVIVVDSKPTTLPNIPRGITIYNMDAVKDMGSKPDNKVNRRQPEPSDIAVIMYTSGSTGIPKGVMISHGNIIAGITGMAERIPDLNETDTYIGYLPLAHVLELSAELVCISHGCRIGYSSPQTLADQSTKIKKGSKGDTSVLKPTLMAAVPEIMDRIYKNVMTKVEEMSKFQKTLFVLAYNYKMEQISKGYTTPLCDSLVFKRVRALLGGNTRVLLSGGAPLSAATQRFMNICLCCPVGQGYGLTETCGAGTISEMWDYSTGRVGAPLVCSEITLKDWEEGGYYSTDKPNPRGEILIGGPNVTMGYYKNTTQNCDDFFVDEKGQRWFCTGDIGEFHPDGCLKIIDRKKDLVKLQAGEYVSLGKVEAVLKNCALIDNICAYANSDQSYVISFVVPNHKQLMALAEQKQVKGTWEEICNNPQMEKEVLRIITEAAISAKLERFEIPRKIRLSAEPWTPETGLVTDAFKLKRKELKTHYQEDIERMYGGK, encoded by the exons ATGAAGTTGAAGGAGGATATGAACccagtgctgctgcaggttttccGCTCTGTGGTCTGGGTCTACTCTGTCATCACGTTCATTCCCTGGTACTTCTTCTCCGGAGCCGGCAGCAACCTGGAACGAGCTCGCCGGATCAAGGCACGCTCAATCAGCGGACACCCAGCAGGGCCTTACAGGGCCATCAACAACCAGGACAAGCTGGTGGCATGGATGCACCCCGGCGTGGACACCCTGGACAAAATGTTCGAATACGCTGCAGTGAAGTATCCCGAGAGGGACTGTCTGGGCACCAGGGAGGTGCTCAGTGAGGAGGACGAGCTCCAGCCTAACGGAAAGGTCTTCAAGAAG GTTATCCTCGGGGACTATAACTGGCTGACGTACGAGGAAGCCTACCATGCGGCAAAGTGCTTTGGCAGCGGTCTGGCAGCTCTGGGCCAGAGGCCCCAGTGTAACATCGCCATCTTCTGTGAGACCAGAGCCGAGTGGATCATGGCAGCTCAAGCCTGCTTCATGTTCAATTTCCCAc TTGTGACCCTGTACGCCACCCTCGGACCCACGGCCATCGCCCATGGCCTGAACGAGACCGAGGTCACGCACATCATCACAAGCAAAGACCTGCTTCAGAGCCGTCTCAAG GCCATTCTGTGCGACGTGCCGAGGCTGCAGTATGTGATCGTGGTGGACAGCAAGCCTACCACCTTGCCGAACATCCCCAGAGGCATCACCATCTACAACATGGACGCTGTGAAGGACATGGGATCCAAGCCCGACAACA AAGTGAACCGCAGACAGCCAGAGCCCTCGGACATCGCCGTCATCATGTACACCAGCGGCTCCACCGGCATCCCCAAGGGTGTCATGATATCCCATGGCAACATCATTGCTGGAATCACTGGCATGGCTGAGCGAATTCCTGACCTCAA TGAAACAGACACCTACATCGGCTACCTGCCACTGGCGCACGTTCTAGAACTGAGCGCCGAACTGGTGTGCATCTCACATGGCTGCCGCATCGGCTACTCTTCCCCTCAGACTCTAGCCGACCAG TCCACCAAGATAAAGAAGGGCAGTAAAGGGGATACCAGCGTGCTGAAACCAACGCTCATGGCTGCTGTACCA GAAATCATGGATCGAATCTACAAGAATGTGATGACCAAAGTGGAGGAGATGAGCAAATTCCAGAAGACGCTCTTTGTGCTGGCTTACAACTACAAGATGGAGCAGATCTCCAAGGGCTACACCACGCCTCTGTGTGACAG TCTGGTGTTCAAAAGGGTGCGTGCACTCTTGGGAGGGAACACGCGTGTGCTGCTTTCTGGCGGGGCTCCGCTCTCGGCTGCCACGCAGCGCTTCATGAACATCTGCCTGTGCTGCCCCGTGGGGCAAGGCTACGGCCTGACGGAGACCTGTGGAGCTGGCACCATCAGTGAGA TGTGGGACTACAGCACAGGACGGGTGGGTGCTCCGCTGGTTTGCTCTGAGATCACGCTCAAGGACTGGGAGGAGG GCGGTTACTACAGCACAGACAAGCCCAACCCACGGGGGGAAATTCTGATCGGCGGTCCCAACGTAACGATGGGCTACTACAAGAATACAACCCAGAACTGTGACGACTTTTTTGTGGATGAGAAGGGCCAGCGGTGGTTCTGTACCGGAGACATTGGCGAGTTCCACCCTGACGGATGCCTCAAGATCATCG ATCGTAAGAAGGACCTGGTGAAATTGCAGGCAGGCGAGTACGTCTCGCTTGGAAAAGTGGAGGCTGTTCTGAAGAACTGTGCACTCATAGACAACATCTGTGCCTATGCCAACAG TGACCAGTCGTACGTGATCAGCTTTGTGGTGCCGAACCACAAGCAGCTGATGGCGCTGGCGGAGCAGAAGCAGGTGAAGGGCACGTGGGAGGAGATCTGCAACAACCCCCAGATGGAGAAAGAGGTCCTCCGCATCATTACTGAGGCTGCTATCTCAG CAAAACTGGAGCGATTTGAGATCCCCAGGAAGATCCGTCTGAGCGCCGAGCCGTGGACACCGGAGACTGGTTTGGTCACCGACGCGTTCAAACTGAAGCGCAAGGAGCTCAAAACACACTACCAGGAAGACATTGAGAGGATGTACGGCGGcaaataa